A genomic stretch from Leptospira johnsonii includes:
- a CDS encoding cation-translocating P-type ATPase codes for MPPTAEIVYKGLSLSEASKLLQKFGPNESKLKKTSFWRISLSILSEPMLSLLLACGFIYALLGDLEEAITLSIAVIAIISLTIYQRNKSEKALESLRKLSPLRAKVLREGRKIEIDSSLIVPGDIVFLSEGDKVPADGYLVDGLNLHSDESLLTGESIPVLKEETELHNQGPYSESQKVYSGTKIVSGEGIFKVLFTGDSTSIGSIGKEMGEISESESPLQKEAKRFTTFFFLGALVISVFLIYGLGIRNGNWMQAVLAALTFLMAVLPEEIPVVLSIFFSLGAWRISKSGVLTRKLNSIESLGAATVLCVDKTGTLTENRMKVRGLVSSLENSLFEFKTPEVAEEFHLLLEFSILASKKDPFDPMEKAIRELGINLLYDTEHLHADWTLEKEYPLSPKLLALSYAWNSEDPERFVIGTKGAPEAIFDLCHFSKERTDYWEKITENYSLQGYRAIGVARSEIVNSSLPENQHDLEFEFLGLILLEDPIRETVPVSVSECIQAGIKVIIITGDHAGTAKAVASKIGLEDHKDSITGDELEKLTEEELASKLDTVGIFSRIKPAQKLKIVRAFQKKGEIVAMTGDGVNDALALQAAHIGISMGKRGTDVAREASDLVLLDDNFSSIVKSVFLGRRIYENIQKSISYIVSVHIPIIGMSLLPAFTGDPIFFFPAHILVLELIIDPTCSIVFESLDLEKGDRYSSPRKKNSSLMTISRFFLSFSQGAMVLVLLLVLYFWMKQNGHSENQIRSFGFIFLVVSNFSLMLTNLTHKGGFISILRSLHSSVFWIFFLAATALVASFQFEFSLRLFGFQQIPLDWVIFSIGLGLVSGLVWEIRKIRFFA; via the coding sequence ATGCCCCCAACCGCGGAGATTGTTTATAAAGGTTTAAGTTTATCGGAGGCCTCAAAACTTCTCCAAAAGTTCGGACCCAACGAATCCAAGTTAAAGAAGACATCCTTTTGGAGGATCAGTCTTTCGATCCTTTCCGAACCGATGCTTTCCCTACTCTTGGCATGCGGTTTTATCTACGCATTATTGGGAGATTTGGAAGAAGCGATCACACTTTCCATTGCAGTGATCGCAATTATTTCTTTAACCATCTACCAAAGGAATAAATCAGAAAAAGCATTAGAATCTTTGAGAAAACTTTCTCCTTTGAGGGCCAAAGTATTAAGAGAAGGCAGAAAGATAGAAATTGATTCCTCCCTCATTGTTCCGGGAGATATAGTCTTTCTATCCGAAGGAGATAAAGTCCCCGCAGACGGGTATTTGGTAGATGGATTAAATCTACATTCGGACGAATCTCTTTTAACCGGAGAATCCATCCCAGTTTTAAAAGAAGAAACGGAGCTTCACAACCAAGGACCCTATTCCGAATCCCAAAAGGTATATTCAGGAACTAAGATAGTCTCAGGAGAAGGGATCTTTAAAGTATTATTCACCGGAGACTCCACATCCATTGGTTCTATCGGAAAAGAAATGGGAGAAATTTCCGAATCGGAAAGCCCTCTTCAGAAAGAAGCTAAAAGATTCACTACATTCTTCTTTTTAGGAGCCTTAGTAATTTCTGTTTTTCTAATTTATGGTCTTGGAATACGGAATGGAAATTGGATGCAGGCGGTCTTGGCTGCTCTTACCTTCTTAATGGCGGTATTACCGGAAGAAATCCCGGTGGTGCTCAGTATCTTCTTTTCCTTAGGAGCTTGGAGAATTTCCAAAAGTGGTGTTTTGACAAGGAAGCTAAACTCTATAGAATCGCTTGGAGCAGCGACCGTATTATGCGTGGATAAAACAGGAACTTTAACCGAAAACCGAATGAAGGTCAGAGGTTTAGTTTCTTCTTTGGAAAATAGTTTATTTGAATTTAAAACACCTGAAGTCGCAGAGGAATTTCATTTGCTACTGGAGTTTTCTATTCTGGCCTCTAAAAAAGATCCATTTGATCCTATGGAAAAAGCGATCCGAGAATTAGGGATCAATCTCCTATACGATACGGAACATCTTCATGCGGATTGGACATTAGAAAAGGAATATCCACTTTCTCCAAAGTTACTTGCTCTTAGTTACGCTTGGAATTCGGAAGATCCGGAAAGATTCGTGATCGGAACGAAAGGTGCACCGGAGGCAATTTTCGATCTTTGCCATTTTTCTAAAGAGAGAACAGATTATTGGGAGAAGATCACAGAAAATTATTCTTTGCAAGGATACAGAGCGATTGGAGTAGCAAGGTCGGAGATCGTAAATTCTTCTCTTCCTGAAAACCAACATGATCTAGAATTCGAATTTTTAGGATTGATCTTATTGGAAGATCCTATTCGAGAAACTGTGCCTGTTTCCGTTTCAGAATGTATCCAAGCAGGGATCAAAGTGATTATCATCACTGGGGATCATGCCGGAACAGCAAAAGCTGTAGCTTCTAAGATAGGATTAGAAGATCACAAGGATAGCATAACAGGAGACGAATTAGAAAAACTCACGGAAGAAGAGTTGGCTTCTAAATTAGATACTGTCGGTATTTTTTCCAGGATCAAACCTGCCCAGAAATTAAAGATAGTCAGGGCGTTTCAGAAAAAGGGAGAGATAGTCGCAATGACAGGAGACGGAGTGAACGACGCTCTGGCTCTGCAAGCCGCTCATATCGGGATCTCAATGGGAAAAAGAGGAACGGATGTAGCAAGGGAGGCATCCGATCTTGTATTATTAGATGATAATTTTTCATCCATCGTGAAGTCCGTATTTTTAGGAAGAAGGATCTACGAAAATATACAAAAGAGTATCTCTTACATTGTATCCGTTCATATACCAATCATAGGTATGTCGTTATTGCCGGCTTTCACAGGAGATCCAATTTTCTTTTTTCCTGCACACATTCTAGTCTTAGAGCTGATTATAGATCCGACCTGTTCCATCGTTTTTGAGTCGTTGGACCTGGAAAAAGGAGATCGTTATTCCAGTCCAAGGAAAAAGAATTCTAGTCTAATGACCATCTCTCGATTCTTTCTCTCCTTTTCGCAAGGAGCGATGGTTCTTGTTTTGTTATTGGTATTGTATTTTTGGATGAAACAAAATGGTCATAGTGAAAATCAAATCAGATCTTTTGGTTTTATTTTCTTAGTCGTCTCCAACTTCAGTTTGATGCTTACAAATTTGACCCATAAAGGAGGATTTATTTCTATCCTTAGATCCTTACATTCCAGTGTGTTCTGGATTTTCTTTTTAGCAGCAACTGCTTTGGTCGCAAGTTTTCAATTCGAATTCAGTCTCAGATTATTCGGCTTTCAGCAAATCCCATTGGATTGGGTAATTTTCTCAATCGGGTTAGGACTTGTCTCCGGTCTTGTTTGGGAAATAAGAAAGATTCGATTTTTTGCTTGA
- a CDS encoding YgaP family membrane protein: MKFINSNFWDRAFRVILGTSLVTWAFYIEDLYKLAIFAVGFVILATGIVGWCPIYSLFGWNTRTHSKRS; this comes from the coding sequence ATGAAATTTATAAATTCAAATTTTTGGGACAGAGCCTTTAGAGTGATATTAGGTACTTCCTTGGTTACTTGGGCTTTTTATATAGAAGATCTGTATAAGCTCGCAATTTTCGCAGTCGGGTTCGTGATACTTGCCACAGGGATCGTAGGTTGGTGTCCAATTTATTCCCTATTCGGTTGGAATACTCGGACCCATTCTAAAAGATCTTAA
- the rpsU gene encoding 30S ribosomal protein S21, protein MVGIIVKEGESIESALKRFKRDCANAGIMSEIKRREFYEKPSIKKKKALESAKRKLEKKKRLFSRKDRG, encoded by the coding sequence ATGGTAGGAATCATTGTAAAGGAAGGCGAGTCCATCGAATCCGCTCTCAAACGTTTTAAGAGAGATTGTGCTAACGCCGGAATCATGAGCGAGATCAAAAGACGTGAATTCTACGAAAAGCCTAGCATCAAAAAGAAAAAGGCTTTAGAATCCGCAAAACGTAAATTAGAAAAGAAAAAACGTCTCTTCTCTCGTAAAGACCGCGGTTAA
- a CDS encoding thiol-activated cytolysin family protein, with product MKIVKNWIKPSVAVALTAGYLASCSPNQSNLSGLLGLLAGPGSSKQVEETGPGAVKIADAGELYTEPTYGQALSSSSKEAITPFPAGIPVPESKTGHYSCTTTKWGASEVRSLVDRAILNQGSEVIYPGALLQGKFLEAGGYTPVTIPRSGGKIFLTGLKLSPNAIYSKELAQVSASNIQQGVQDILSTDVVGTAADASFSVEQIYNENHLLFNLGLDARFSDVGLKVSLGIDNLGKKNYILMKFTQKFYDVNFEDPTLSTSVFRDGANFQDPEGQIAANNPPLYVSKVSYGRVVYFLLESEYTALQVKTALEVAWDPGILSAVSPVPPIGGEVSVTHEQVLDRTRIAYFVRGGNAGLALAPISAADSATPGSMYQAIRNFLANPEATNYSAANPGVPIAYTLNYLKDRSVAKMSYTTVYDQRDCEATYSENPQVFTAKLGKVDDKVRFLMDGQEFFSTNPEADVYTGPEINLNNAMSVGSEHEFTVEMYNANCFGTALDIELKLNGTVLRTRNLSRSVSTCGKQLTYKYKLNKITGAWSIIEENETAEF from the coding sequence ATGAAGATAGTGAAAAATTGGATCAAACCTTCTGTAGCCGTGGCTTTAACTGCAGGATACTTAGCAAGTTGTTCCCCAAATCAATCCAACTTAAGCGGTTTATTAGGCTTGTTAGCAGGCCCCGGCTCTTCTAAACAAGTGGAAGAAACAGGCCCTGGCGCGGTTAAAATCGCAGATGCTGGCGAATTATATACAGAACCTACCTATGGGCAGGCTCTTTCTTCTTCCAGTAAGGAAGCAATCACTCCTTTTCCTGCAGGTATCCCTGTTCCGGAATCTAAAACTGGTCATTATTCTTGCACCACTACTAAGTGGGGGGCCTCCGAGGTAAGAAGCCTTGTAGATCGGGCAATTCTAAACCAAGGATCCGAAGTGATCTATCCAGGCGCTTTATTACAAGGTAAGTTTTTGGAAGCGGGAGGTTATACTCCGGTTACAATTCCAAGATCCGGGGGTAAAATTTTCCTCACTGGTCTAAAACTTAGCCCGAACGCGATCTACTCCAAAGAGTTAGCGCAAGTAAGTGCATCTAACATACAACAAGGGGTCCAGGACATTCTATCTACAGACGTTGTAGGAACTGCGGCAGACGCTTCCTTTAGTGTTGAGCAGATTTATAATGAAAATCATCTTCTATTCAACCTCGGATTGGATGCTCGTTTCTCCGATGTTGGTCTGAAAGTCAGTCTTGGGATCGATAATCTGGGCAAAAAGAATTATATCTTGATGAAGTTTACCCAAAAGTTCTACGACGTAAACTTCGAAGACCCTACACTTTCTACTTCAGTATTTAGAGATGGAGCTAATTTCCAAGATCCGGAAGGACAGATTGCTGCAAACAATCCTCCATTATATGTTTCTAAAGTATCCTACGGAAGAGTCGTTTACTTCCTTCTGGAATCGGAATACACAGCACTTCAAGTAAAAACAGCGTTGGAAGTTGCTTGGGATCCAGGAATTCTTTCTGCGGTCTCTCCTGTTCCTCCAATCGGCGGAGAAGTTTCCGTAACTCACGAGCAGGTATTAGACAGGACCAGGATCGCTTATTTTGTAAGAGGTGGAAATGCAGGTCTGGCTCTTGCTCCGATCAGCGCGGCTGATTCCGCTACTCCAGGAAGTATGTACCAAGCTATTCGTAATTTCTTAGCGAATCCGGAAGCAACAAATTATTCCGCTGCAAACCCTGGAGTTCCTATCGCTTATACATTAAACTATCTGAAGGACAGATCCGTAGCTAAAATGAGTTATACTACGGTGTATGACCAAAGAGATTGTGAGGCGACTTATTCCGAAAATCCTCAGGTATTCACCGCGAAACTAGGAAAAGTAGACGATAAGGTGCGTTTCCTTATGGACGGACAAGAGTTCTTCTCCACAAATCCGGAAGCTGATGTGTATACAGGACCAGAGATCAATCTGAACAACGCTATGAGTGTAGGCTCAGAACATGAGTTCACTGTGGAAATGTATAACGCGAATTGTTTCGGGACCGCTTTGGATATAGAACTGAAATTGAATGGTACTGTATTAAGGACCCGTAATCTAAGCAGAAGTGTAAGCACCTGTGGAAAACAATTAACTTACAAATATAAATTGAATAAGATTACCGGAGCTTGGTCCATTATAGAAGAGAACGAAACAGCCGAATTCTAA
- the galE gene encoding UDP-glucose 4-epimerase GalE has translation MKKILITGGAGYIGSHMNKYLHKLGVDTVVFDNLSNGYEKAVKWGKFFKGDLLNKADLDRVFSEHEFEAVIHFAAFAYVGESVTDPQKYYINNVVGTLQLLEAMKKHGVKYFIFSSTCATYGAVTEVPILETTPQNPINPYGQSKLMIEKILADYSHAYDLKYVALRYFNASGSDLDIGEEHDPETHLLPIVIEKALGKRDSLTVNGNDYDTQDGTAVRDYIHVMDLAQAHYLGLEYLKKGGSSDFFNLGTGQGFSILEIIKTVEKVSGVPISYKIGPRREGDPAKLIADNTKAKKVLGWDPKFAKIEDIVSSAWEFHKNHSH, from the coding sequence ATGAAAAAAATCCTGATCACCGGTGGAGCCGGATATATTGGCTCCCACATGAATAAATATCTCCACAAACTTGGAGTGGATACAGTAGTATTTGATAATCTTTCCAATGGTTATGAAAAAGCTGTCAAATGGGGAAAGTTTTTCAAAGGAGATCTATTAAATAAAGCGGATCTGGATCGTGTATTTTCAGAACACGAATTCGAAGCAGTCATTCATTTTGCTGCGTTTGCCTACGTGGGAGAATCGGTAACCGATCCTCAAAAATATTATATTAACAACGTTGTGGGAACTCTCCAACTTTTGGAAGCAATGAAGAAACATGGAGTAAAATACTTCATCTTCTCTTCTACCTGTGCTACATATGGTGCAGTAACAGAAGTTCCAATTTTAGAAACCACTCCGCAAAATCCGATTAATCCGTACGGACAATCCAAGCTTATGATCGAGAAAATTTTAGCGGATTATTCTCATGCTTACGACTTAAAGTATGTCGCTCTTCGTTATTTTAATGCTTCCGGTTCCGATCTAGATATAGGAGAAGAACATGATCCGGAAACTCATCTTCTTCCGATCGTGATCGAAAAAGCATTAGGGAAAAGAGATTCGCTTACTGTGAACGGAAATGATTACGATACGCAGGACGGGACTGCGGTTCGAGATTATATTCATGTAATGGATCTAGCTCAGGCACATTATCTTGGATTAGAATATCTGAAAAAAGGCGGATCTTCCGATTTCTTCAACCTAGGAACAGGGCAAGGATTTTCCATTTTGGAAATTATCAAAACAGTGGAAAAGGTCTCCGGAGTTCCTATTTCATACAAGATCGGTCCCAGAAGAGAAGGGGATCCTGCTAAATTGATCGCGGATAATACAAAAGCCAAAAAGGTTTTGGGTTGGGATCCTAAATTTGCAAAGATAGAAGATATAGTTTCCAGCGCCTGGGAATTCCACAAAAACCATTCTCATTAA
- the fbp gene encoding class 1 fructose-bisphosphatase: MSAHPTQLMSLSQYLIEEQLKLPQATGDFTALMSHLVYAAKVVSREVRKAGLLENILGATDQTNVQGETVMKLDEYADKIFTHTLTRCGHLCVMGSEEQEDIITIPTGYKVGKYTIAIDPLDGSSNIDANVSIGTIFSVHLRTSPQGTPGTKEDLLQKGSKQRAAGYIVYGSSTMLVLCVGKGVSGFTLDPSCGEFILSHPEMKMPESGGIYSINEGNYDYWSDEVKNYIRNIKSIEGGRKPQSLRYIGSLVADFHRNLLKGGIFLYPNDTKSSKYPKGKLRLLYEVAPMALIAEQAGGIAVTVEGKRILDLEPEELHERTTFVVGSKNEVEHFLTFIKK, translated from the coding sequence GTGAGCGCCCACCCTACCCAATTAATGAGTCTTTCCCAATATTTGATCGAGGAACAGCTCAAACTTCCCCAAGCAACCGGGGATTTTACGGCACTCATGAGCCATCTCGTATACGCCGCAAAAGTCGTTTCTAGAGAAGTACGAAAGGCAGGTCTTTTAGAAAATATTCTAGGAGCCACAGACCAAACCAATGTCCAGGGCGAAACGGTTATGAAACTGGACGAATACGCGGACAAAATTTTTACTCATACACTCACCCGCTGCGGACATTTATGCGTGATGGGTAGCGAAGAGCAGGAAGATATCATTACGATCCCAACCGGCTATAAGGTTGGAAAATATACGATCGCGATAGATCCTTTGGATGGTTCTTCTAATATTGATGCAAACGTTTCTATCGGTACTATTTTTTCTGTTCACTTGAGAACTTCTCCCCAAGGAACTCCAGGAACTAAAGAGGATCTTTTACAAAAAGGATCCAAACAAAGAGCGGCGGGATATATCGTTTACGGGTCTTCTACCATGCTAGTCCTTTGTGTTGGAAAGGGAGTCTCCGGGTTTACATTAGATCCGTCTTGCGGAGAATTTATTCTTTCTCATCCTGAAATGAAAATGCCTGAGTCAGGCGGGATCTATTCTATCAACGAAGGAAACTACGATTATTGGTCGGATGAAGTGAAGAACTATATCCGAAATATTAAATCAATCGAAGGCGGGCGCAAGCCTCAATCTTTACGTTATATTGGTTCTCTTGTGGCGGACTTTCATAGGAACCTTTTGAAAGGTGGTATCTTTCTATATCCGAACGATACTAAATCTTCAAAATATCCGAAAGGAAAACTCAGACTTTTATACGAAGTAGCTCCTATGGCACTAATTGCGGAACAAGCAGGAGGAATCGCTGTTACTGTAGAAGGTAAGAGGATCCTAGATCTGGAGCCAGAAGAACTTCATGAAAGAACCACATTTGTTGTAGGTTCCAAAAATGAAGTGGAGCATTTCCTTACCTTTATAAAAAAATAA
- a CDS encoding DUF6789 family protein, whose product MEAIGLIFVAGFVGTICMSLSMWSIHYAGSVNADMIRAVGSFFTKDMSKALIPGIITHIIVGLIFAFPYAFLISLAPHILIASIVTGGAVGFFHGYLVGFLLVVLVARNHPLEQFREAGISVAAAHVFGHLVYGVGLGVILGLYGYAWTSILTI is encoded by the coding sequence ATGGAAGCAATAGGATTGATCTTTGTGGCCGGCTTTGTCGGGACCATTTGTATGTCCCTTTCGATGTGGTCGATTCATTACGCAGGATCTGTAAATGCAGATATGATCCGAGCCGTAGGAAGTTTTTTCACAAAGGATATGAGTAAAGCCTTAATCCCTGGGATCATCACCCATATTATCGTTGGGCTCATATTTGCATTTCCTTATGCATTCCTGATCAGTCTTGCTCCTCATATTTTGATCGCTTCCATAGTGACAGGAGGGGCGGTGGGATTCTTCCATGGATACTTGGTAGGATTCTTGTTAGTTGTATTAGTAGCCAGAAATCACCCTTTAGAGCAGTTTAGGGAGGCCGGGATCAGCGTCGCAGCAGCACATGTCTTCGGGCATCTGGTTTACGGTGTTGGTCTTGGAGTTATACTCGGTTTGTATGGATATGCTTGGACTTCCATTTTGACCATCTAA
- a CDS encoding GatB/YqeY domain-containing protein: MSLQLKINTDLKEAMKAKQEPLLSTLRLLKADIQYELTKNGAQELSDEQIIVLIKRGYAKRTDAIQMYEKANRNDLADKEKGEAEILKSYLPPDVPEDQIIAAVEKFVIELGASGPKDIGKVMGKVMAEFKGANIDGSKVSAIVKSKLS, encoded by the coding sequence ATGTCCCTGCAATTAAAAATTAATACCGACCTGAAAGAGGCTATGAAAGCAAAACAGGAGCCTCTTCTCTCCACCTTACGCCTACTCAAGGCTGATATCCAATACGAGCTTACGAAAAACGGAGCCCAGGAATTGAGCGATGAACAGATCATCGTCCTGATCAAACGGGGGTATGCAAAACGTACAGATGCAATCCAAATGTACGAAAAAGCGAATCGTAACGATCTTGCGGATAAAGAAAAGGGTGAAGCTGAAATCTTAAAATCATATCTGCCTCCCGATGTACCTGAGGATCAAATCATCGCCGCCGTAGAAAAATTTGTTATAGAACTCGGAGCTTCCGGACCCAAAGACATAGGAAAGGTTATGGGTAAAGTGATGGCTGAGTTTAAGGGCGCGAACATTGACGGATCAAAGGTTTCTGCGATCGTAAAATCTAAACTTTCCTAA